One segment of Brassica napus cultivar Da-Ae chromosome C3, Da-Ae, whole genome shotgun sequence DNA contains the following:
- the LOC106356558 gene encoding glutaredoxin-C10: MKTMQGLRNFTNDNVSLDLTFPPPAPPPISSSTASTSLSFDEEETSESKIERLISEHPVIIFTRSSSCCMCHVMKKLLSTVGVHPTVIEIDEEEIACLAVQAAPVLFIGGACVGGFESLVALHLSGHLIPRLVEVGALWE, encoded by the coding sequence atGAAGACGATGCAAGGTTTACGGAACTTCACAAACGACAACGTTTCGCTAGACCTGACGTTTCCTCCCCCAGCACCACCACCcatctcctcctccaccgcctCCACGAGCCTATCCTTCGATGAGGAGGAGACGTCAGAGTCGAAGATCGAACGGCTGATATCTGAGCACCCGGTCATCATATTCACTAGATCCTCCTCATGTTGCATGTGTCACGTCATGAAGAAGCTTCTATCAACCGTTGGAGTCCACCCAACAGTGATTGAGATCGACGAGGAAGAGATCGCTTGCCTCGCCGTTCAAGCCGCTCCGGTGCTTTTCATCGGTGGTGCTTGTGTCGGTGGGTTTGAGTCTCTTGTGGCACTTCACCTTAGTGGTCATCTTATTCCTAGACTCGTCGAGGTTGGAGCCTTGTGGGAATAA
- the BNAC03G05140D gene encoding uncharacterized protein BNAC03G05140D isoform X1, with amino-acid sequence MSETHRSQSNNERIENSENQHRRVVIENSHGEKLVGVLQDTGSTETVVICHGFQSSKDRIPMRTIANVFESAKITTFRFDFAGNGESQGSFQYGNYRREAEDLRSVLQHLRGENRVISAIIGHSKGGNVVLLYAAKYKAVEIVVNISGRFFLERAIEGRLGKDYMKRIKENGFIDVRNRKGKFEYRVTEESLKDRLTTNTHEACLSIHENCRVLTVHGSDDRIVSVTEASEFAKYIKNHKLCLIEGADHEFTSHQHQLASTVLSFFKKDDDNDGVVSTSDQVPMRSVVPITSRI; translated from the exons ATGTCGGAGACTCACCGGAGTCAATCTAACAACGAACGAATCGAAAACTCCG AGAATCAACACCGAAGAGTTGTGATAGAGAACAGTCACGGTGAGAAACTCGTTGGAGTTTTGCAAGATACAGGCTCAACCGAGACTGTTGTCATCTGCCATGGCTTTCAATCATCAAAG GATCGTATCCCCATGAGGACAATAGCCAATGTCTTTGAAAGCGCAAAGATCACTACTTTCCGGTTTGATTTCGCTGGCAACGG GGAAAGCCAAGGATCGTTTCAGTATGGTAACTATCGCCGCGAAGCTGAAGATCTCCGCTCTGTTCTCCAACACTTGCGTGGGGAGAACCGTGTAATCTCTGCAATAATCGGACATAGTAAAG gTGGGAATGTGGTGCTTTTGTATGCAGCAAAGTACAAGGCTGTGGAGATTGTTGTGAACATCTCAGGACGGTTTTTTCTAGAGAGAGCGATAGAAGGGCGGCTTGGTAAGGACTACATGAAGAGAATCAAAGAGAATGGGTTCATCGATGTTAGGAACAGAAAGG GAAAGTTTGAATATAGAGTAACCGAAGAGAGTCTAAAGGACCGTCTAACAACCAATACTCATGAAGCTTGTCTCTCAATTCATGAAAACTGCAG GGTGTTGACAGTTCATGGTTCAGACGATAGGATCGTGTCTGTAACAGAAGCATCTGAATTCGCTAAGTACATAAAGAATCATAAACTCTGTCTTATTGAAGGAGCTGATCATGAGTTCACTTCTCACCAGCATCAGCTTGCTTCTACTGTTTTATCATTcttcaagaaagatgatgataatgatggtGTTGTCAGTACAAGTGACCAAGTCCCCATGAGATCAGTTGTTCCGATTACTTCACGAATTTaa
- the LOC106355373 gene encoding COMPASS-like H3K4 histone methylase component WDR5B codes for MPSGGNGVGNSAGTSGGSQTFKPYRHLKTLEGHTAAISCVKYSNEGNLLASASLDKSMILWSATNYSLIHRYEGHSSGVSDLAWSSDSHYTCSASDDCTLRIWDARAPYECLKVLRGHTNFVFCVNFNPPSNLIVSGSFDETIRIWEVKTGRCVRVIKEFILYLKYK; via the coding sequence ATGCCAAGCGGTGGAAACGGAGTCGGTAACAGCGCAGGCACAAGCGGAGGTAGTCAGACGTTCAAGCCTTACCGTCACCTGAAAACCCTAGAAGGGCACACGGCGGCGATCTCGTGCGTGAAATACTCCAACGAGGGAAACCTTCTGGCATCCGCCTCCCTAGACAAGAGCATGATTCTATGGTCCGCAACGAACTACTCCCTGATCCATCGATACGAAGGACACTCGAGTGGTGTCTCCGATCTAGCATGGTCCTCCGATTCGCACTACACCTGCTCGGCCTCCGACGACTGCACGCTTCGAATCTGGGACGCTAGGGCTCCCTACGAGTGTCTCAAGGTGCTGAGAGGCCACACCAACTTCGTCTTCTGCGTTAACTTCAACCCTCCCTCGAATCTGATCGTGTCTGGTTCGTTCGATGAGACGATTCGGATCTGGGAGGTGAAGACGGGCAGGTGCGTGCGCGTCATTAAGGAGTTTATTCTCTACTTGAAGTATAAGTAG
- the LOC106358513 gene encoding NDR1/HIN1-like protein 6, with protein sequence MTDRVFPASKPPTAANGAPTPTGGALPPPPSVNGNGTANQKPQIYIPANRLVYRPQPYSRHHHHQTRPSCRRVCCCCCFWSILILLVLALMASIAATAVYVIYHPRPPLFSVPSLRIGRVNLTTSLDTSVSHLSSFFNFTLISVNPNQHLTFSYDHFAVAVKSVKSNEMLANGTVPGFFSGNGNKTSFRSVIATSTSARELDPEEARRLKSDLTRTRVGLEIEMRTKVKMQMGKLKSEGVEIKVTCGGFEGTVPKGKVPTVATSKQTKCKSDLSVKVWKWCL encoded by the coding sequence ATGACTGATCGAGTCTTCCCAGCTTCAAAGCCACCAACCGCCGCTAACGGAGCTCCAACTCCAACCGGTGGTGCCTTACCACCTCCTCCGTCTGTTAACGGTAACGGAACAGCTAACCAGAAACCTCAAATCTACATTCCGGCTAACCGCCTGGTTTACCGTCCACAGCCGTACagccgccaccaccaccaccaaactCGACCGAGCTGCCGGAGagtctgctgctgctgctgtttctgGTCCATCCTCATCCTCCTCGTCCTCGCTCTCATGGCCTCCATCGCCGCCACCGCCGTGTACGTCATCTACCACCCGCGCCCGCCGCTGTTCTCCGTCCCGTCGCTTCGTATCGGCCGCGTGAACCTCACCACCTCCTTGGACACTTCCGTCTCGCACCTCTCTTCCTTCTTCAACTTCACGCTGATCTCCGTGAACCCCAACCAGCACCTCACCTTCTCTTACGATCACTTCGCCGTCGCCGTTAAATCCGTTAAATCTAACGAGATGCTAGCGAACGGAACGGTTCCCGGTTTTTTCAGCGGCAACGGGAACAAGACGTCGTTTAGGAGCGTGATCGCGACGTCTACTTCGGCGCGTGAGCTGGATCCGGAGGAAGCGAGGCGTTTGAAGTCGGATCTGACGCGGACGCGCGTGGGGTTGGAGATCGAGATGCGGACGAAGGTGAAGATGCAGATGGGGAAGCTGAAGAGTGAAGGGGTTGAGATCAAAGTGACGTGTGGAGGGTTCGAAGGGACAGTGCCTAAAGGTAAAGTTCCGACCGTGGCGACTTCGAAACAGACTAAGTGTAAGTCTGATCTGAGTGTTAAGGTCTGGAAATGGTGTTTGTAA
- the LOC106356559 gene encoding beta-fructofuranosidase, insoluble isoenzyme CWINV6: MEAASCDEHGNFQPYRTSFHFQAHNNWLNDPNGPLYYKGFYHLFYQHNPLNPFFGDIMVWGHSVSQDLVNWIKLEPALSPSVPSDINSCWSGSTTILPEGKPVILYTGSDTNKHQVTVLAEPKDPSDPLLREWVKPKGNPVMVPPSNVPVDCFRDPTTAWQGHDGKWRALVGAKEKDSNKGMAILYHSDDFVQWTKFLVPLLESQVTGMWECVDFFPVAVTGKEGLDTSVNNSSVRHVLKASYGGNDCYVIGTYSSETDVFSADSEFTNTAEDLRYDYGNLFASKAFFDSAKNRRISWGWIMERDSNEDDIVKGWAGIMAIPREIWLEKSGKKLMQWPVEEINNLRAKNVSLDSKQLEGGSILEISGITASQADIEVAFDLPDLENDTEALDSEEVDQATIIDGYSASVKGFYGPFGLLALASNDLSEHTAIFFRVIRRGNGYAVLMCSDESKSSLRDNIEKATLGTSLDIDPRHEKISLRCLIDHSVIESYGGGGRSVITSRVYPKMAIGEEARLYVFNHGTKAVTMSSLEAWSMRKAQINSNET, translated from the exons ATGGAAGCTGCTTCTTGTGATGAACATGGAAACTTCCAGCCTTACCGAACTTCCTTCCATTTTCAAGCTCATAATAATTGGCTCAACG ATCCGAACG GGCCATTGTACTACAAAGGATTCTACCATCTGTTCTACCAACACAACCCTTTGAATCCATTTTTCGGTGATATTATGGTATGGGGACACTCTGTTTCACAAGATTTAGTCAACTGGATCAAACTAGAACCAGCCCTTTCTCCCTCAGTTCCCTCTGACATCAACAGCTGCTGGTCAGGATCCACCACCATCCTCCCTGAAGGCAAACCTGTAATTTTGTACACCGGAAGCGACACCAATAAACATCAGGTCACAGTTCTTGCTGAGCCTAAGGATCCTTCCGACCCTTTGCTTCGTGAATGGGTAAAACCTAAAGGCAATCCTGTTATGGTTCCACCTAGTAACGTCCCGGTTGATTGTTTCCGTGACCCAACGACGGCGTGGCAAGGGCATGATGGGAAGTGGAGAGCGCTTGTAGGAGCTAAGGAGAAAGATAGTAACAAAGGAATGGCGATTTTGTACCACAGTGATGATTTTGTGCAATGGACAAAGTTTCTAGTGCCTTTACTTGAGTCACAAGTCACCGGAATGTGGGAGTGTGTGGACTTTTTCCCTGTTGCGGTCACTGGTAAAGAGGGTTTAGATACTTCGGTGAATAATTCTAGTGTGAGGCATGTGTTAAAGGCAAGTTATGGAGGCAATGATTGCTATGTCATTGGCACATACTCTTCAGAGACTGATGTATTTTCTGCGGATTCCGAGTTTACTAACACAGCTGAAGATCTGAGATATGATTATGGCAATCTGTTTGCGTCCAAGGCTTTCTTTGATAGTGCTAAGAATCGAAGGATCTCATGGGGATGGATTATGGAAAGAGATAGCAATGAAGATGATATTGTCAAAGGATGGGCTGGAATTATG GCTATTCCAAGGGAGATTTGGCTGGAAAAAAGTGGAAAGAAGCTGATGCAGTGGCCAGTTGAAGAAATCAACAATCTCAGAGCCAAAAATGTTAGCTTGGATAGCAAGCAACTCGAAGGCGGCTCCATCCTTGAGATATCTGGCATTACTGCTTCACAA GCCGACATAGAAGTAGCTTTTGATCTACCTGATCTAGAAAATGATACCGAGGCTTTGGATTCAGAGGAAGTTGATCAAGCGACTATAATCGATGGTTATAGCGCATCGGTTAAAGGTTTTTATGGACCTTTTGGATTGTTAGCATTGGCTAGCAATGATTTATCAGAGCACACTGCAATCTTCTTTAGAGTTATTCGTCGTGGGAATGGATATGCGGTTTTAATGTGCAGCGATGAGAGCAA GTCTTCCTTGAGAGACAACATAGAAAAAGCTACCCTTGGAACATCCTTAGACATTGATCCAAGACATGAGAAGATATCATTAAGATGTTTG ATTGATCACTCGGTTATAGAGAGCTATGGGGGAGGAGGAAGAAGTGTGATAACATCTAGGGTTTATCCGAAAATGGCAATTGGTGAAGAAGCTAGGCTTTACGTGTTCAATCATGGAACAAAGGCTGTGACCATGTCATCTTTGGAAGCTTGGAGCATGAGAAAAGCCCAAATCAATTCAAACGAAACCTAA
- the LOC106358511 gene encoding translation machinery-associated protein 22, whose translation MAEKLEPAKVLYCGVCSLPAEYCEFGPDFARCKPWLIENAPDLYPDLLKEANEKGVDNVSDKLQSVGISGADGAPSSSQTGGTSKKEEVKRLPGGKVKKKERQEVIIEKVVRNKRKCITIVKGLELFGIKLSDASKKLGKKFATGASVVKGPTEKEQIDVQGDIIYDIVEFITDTWPDVPERSIFFIEDGKKVQAG comes from the exons ATGGCGGAGAAGCTCGAGCCGGCGAAGGTTTTGTACTGCGGAGTTTGCTCTCTTCCCGCCGAATACTGCGAGTTCGGTCCCGATTTCGCGAGATGTAAGCCTTGGCTCATTGAAAACGCCCCTGACCTCTATCCTGATCTCCTCAAAG AAGCTAATGAGAAGGGAGTAGATAATGTTTCTGACAAGCTCCAGTCCGTGGGAATCTCTGGCGCTGATGGTGCACCCTCTTCTTCTCAGACTG GAGGGACATCCAAGAAGGAGGAAGTGAAACGCCTTCCTGGGggaaaagttaaaaagaaa GAGAGGCAAGAAGTTATTATTGAAAAGGTTGTCCGCAACAAGCGCAAGTGTATCACCATTGTGAAAGGACTAGAACTCTTTG GGATAAAACTCAGTGACGCGTCTAAAAAGCTTGGGAAGAAGTTTGCTACCGGAGCATCAGTTGTCAAG GGACCAACTGAGAAGGAGCAAATTGATGTTCAAGGAGATATAATCTATGACATCGTTGAATTCATTACAGACACTTGGCCCGAC GTACCTGAAAGATCTATTTTCTTCATTGAAGATGGGAAGAAGGTTCAGGCTGGTTGA
- the BNAC03G05140D gene encoding uncharacterized protein BNAC03G05140D isoform X2, translated as MGCDLFVLSEENQHRRVVIENSHGEKLVGVLQDTGSTETVVICHGFQSSKDRIPMRTIANVFESAKITTFRFDFAGNGESQGSFQYGNYRREAEDLRSVLQHLRGENRVISAIIGHSKGGNVVLLYAAKYKAVEIVVNISGRFFLERAIEGRLGKDYMKRIKENGFIDVRNRKGKFEYRVTEESLKDRLTTNTHEACLSIHENCRVLTVHGSDDRIVSVTEASEFAKYIKNHKLCLIEGADHEFTSHQHQLASTVLSFFKKDDDNDGVVSTSDQVPMRSVVPITSRI; from the exons ATGGGGTgtgatctttttgttttgtctgaAGAGAATCAACACCGAAGAGTTGTGATAGAGAACAGTCACGGTGAGAAACTCGTTGGAGTTTTGCAAGATACAGGCTCAACCGAGACTGTTGTCATCTGCCATGGCTTTCAATCATCAAAG GATCGTATCCCCATGAGGACAATAGCCAATGTCTTTGAAAGCGCAAAGATCACTACTTTCCGGTTTGATTTCGCTGGCAACGG GGAAAGCCAAGGATCGTTTCAGTATGGTAACTATCGCCGCGAAGCTGAAGATCTCCGCTCTGTTCTCCAACACTTGCGTGGGGAGAACCGTGTAATCTCTGCAATAATCGGACATAGTAAAG gTGGGAATGTGGTGCTTTTGTATGCAGCAAAGTACAAGGCTGTGGAGATTGTTGTGAACATCTCAGGACGGTTTTTTCTAGAGAGAGCGATAGAAGGGCGGCTTGGTAAGGACTACATGAAGAGAATCAAAGAGAATGGGTTCATCGATGTTAGGAACAGAAAGG GAAAGTTTGAATATAGAGTAACCGAAGAGAGTCTAAAGGACCGTCTAACAACCAATACTCATGAAGCTTGTCTCTCAATTCATGAAAACTGCAG GGTGTTGACAGTTCATGGTTCAGACGATAGGATCGTGTCTGTAACAGAAGCATCTGAATTCGCTAAGTACATAAAGAATCATAAACTCTGTCTTATTGAAGGAGCTGATCATGAGTTCACTTCTCACCAGCATCAGCTTGCTTCTACTGTTTTATCATTcttcaagaaagatgatgataatgatggtGTTGTCAGTACAAGTGACCAAGTCCCCATGAGATCAGTTGTTCCGATTACTTCACGAATTTaa